Within the Miscanthus floridulus cultivar M001 chromosome 2, ASM1932011v1, whole genome shotgun sequence genome, the region TTTGGACAATGCCTCTGCTAATACTAAAGCTATGGATAAACTAAACCTGTACTTAGAGAGTATTTGGGTGCTGATATGTTTTTGCATCAATgctgtgcttgtcatatcataaaCCTGATTGTTAAAGAGGCTCTGGCTACTGTTAGTCCTATGCTTGATGCTTTCAGAACTGCTATATCATTCATTAACTCTTCTAACCAGAGAGTTGCTGCATATAAGAGCTATTGCATGGCATCTGGTATTAGACCTAGGAAGTTTGGATTGGACATGGAGGTTAGGTGGAACTCTACCTACCTGATGCTTAGGCATTTGCTACCACACAAGGAAACTTTCCATACTTTCATTGAGTCTAATTATCCTAGAAAAAGAGGTGACCCCTTTCTTTTGACTCATGAGCATTGGGCTATGGCAACTAAAATACTGGAATTCCTTGAACTGTTTTATGACTCAACAGTTGCTTTGTCTAGTGTGTACTATCCTACTGCCCCACTTATGGTTTATCATAttgttaagattgctatacacctGCATAGGTATCAAAATGATGAGCATATTAGAACTGTTGTCCAACCTATGATTGATAAGTACAATAAATATTGGAGAACCATACCTAAACTTTACTGCATTGCATTTATCTTGGATCCAAGAGCTAAAATTAAAGGTTTTAACAAAGTTCTTAGGAAGTTAAATTTGCTTACTGATGCTGATTATTCTAATAAGATGGTGGAAACAAGAACTCTTCTTTTCAAACTGTATCATAAGTATGATGATTTGTATGGCTCTATTAGGGCGAAAAGGCCTGACCCTCAAAGCCTATCTGGTAAGAAAAGAACAGCTTGGCCTGAGAtatatgatgatgatggtggtggtggtttgCTTGGAGCTGGCTATTCTTCTCttcctcctaatcttgatatgtccAGGACTATTCCTGCTACTACTTTGTTACATGCAGCAAGTTCATCTAACACTAGTTCTGAACTTTCAGCTTATCTAGACTATGACACAGTTAGCCAGATGGATGATGACTTCAACATCTTAAACTGGTGGCATCAGCATAAACTAACATATCCAGTTCTTTCTACCCTTGCTAGAGATGTTTTCAGTGTGCCTGTTTCTACCATTTCTTCTGAAGCTACTTTTAGTACCACTGGCAGGATCATTGAAGACCAACGGCGGAGGCTGAACCCTGAAACTGTGGAGGCACTCACATGCATCAAGGACTGGGAAGCTGCAGAGACAAGGCTACAACATATGGTGGAGGATAAGGAGCTCGAGGAGGCctttgaacaactttatcttgatTAGTCATTTATGTAATGGTTCTATAATCTTAAGACTTGGATGCTTTGGACCTTTGGTTGTGGATGTAATGAACAATTGAACTTATGGAGCTGGTTGCACTCTTTTTCCctgtctagggtttctcacaagggtggaTTTTACCTAGAcagatttttaatgaggcagccattgcacagCTCCTTTAATTTGGTATTTTGTTATCTCTGTCTTGTGTTTTCttctttgtgatttcagattcatcagatttcaagtttgttTTTGAACTATTCTTTTGATTCTAATATGTTGAAGTGGTGATGTGGTTTTAGTGCCAAGGCACGGCACTAGTCCGCTGGGCTACCATGCCCTATGGCATGGCACGGTACTATCTGAGGGCTTTAGTACCGTGCCTGGGCCAGAGTCTGGGCACAGTGGCACTACACGGCATGGCACGACAGTGACACCATGCCTGATAGTGTCGTGCCTGATAGTGCCGTGCCATGTAGTGCTAGTGTCGTGTAGTGCCAGTGCCGCCTGTTTGGAAAACTATACCGTATAGGCTAGTATTACAGCAGATCGTACGAGAAGAGAACTAGCGGAGGGGTGGGAACTACGACATCACACTAGTTCACTAATCATCGGGAGAGAGTACAAACCTAGGAAGTAGGAGGTGATAGGAATCACATCGGGACCAGGACGAGGAAGATGATGATGTGGAGGGTCCATGACTCCGTGGTTGATGCGGAGAACTGGAGAAGGCGTGTGAGGTGGAGCACAGCAGTCACGAGCCGGAGTGGCAGAGCACGAGCGGCAGCGACAATCGCGTGTCGAGGCAATTCCGAAGCTGGGGGAGGGGCAGGCGTCGTCGCTGCAGCCGCCTCGCGCCTGGCCAGACGCCCTCTCCTTCGAAGTGGGCTTCTAAACGCAAATGAATAGAGGCCAGGTTGAGGTCTACGTGGGCTTCTTACCGAGGAAAAGGCTGGAAAGGGGATTGATGCTTCCAAACATGGCCTAATTAGTTGTGGAATTGCGGGCGGGCCGAAGTGGCTCACATGTCTTTTGTTTTTTGGATTTACTAGAATATATCATGCGCTTCTAAATGTCTTGCCATGATTTTAAAAAACAAAAGGCTAGTCTGTGTTTGCCGGATATTGATAAAGACAACGTCCGATCTTTTCATAGGTACAATTGATTTGATTAGTAAAGAACTCATCGTTCACGgtctagacttcaaaccaagtaTAATTTAAACTCCTGCAACCGATATACCatagctccgttggttatcaaccacacacATGCGGTTTACCTCATCTAGATGGCTTTTCCTACGAGCAATCGAGAACACAAGAAAGAAAATGAAGAACGCAATTTGATATTGCAAATATAGATGAGATATATCAATTTGATATGAGCTCAAGTCTTGATTCGAAAGGACTAACTCACATAGACCAATAAGAGCAAGAACAAGGTCCTAATTCATAGCATGCAAACTCAGCGTTACAAGTGATATGAATAATGTCTGTTTTACGAAGCAAACTAGAACTAAACAAAAACCCAACCCTAACAAGTGTGGCTACTACTAATTATAAAATCTTGGGCCGTTGGGCATGTATACCCTTGGACGCATCCTGTAGTGGGCTCTAAGATGATATAtggcccaatggaccaaaagacgatgttgCGATATCTTGGTGAATTCTGGACgcagacttgtttcgacgatttctgtGGACTTCGAAAGAATTTTGAGGTGGGACCAATGgcattggaaagcttatgaaattatctttccaaccataggTAGAACATCAAAAATGGAGTCTGTATGCATCCTATGTATCATTTTCATCCGGGACAATTCCTGAAATCCAAAATAGACTCCAAATtgagttggactaggcctctgcCATGACTTGGATGCCCACGTTGGTCCTCTTCGGCTTCTATCCTGAGGAGTGATGTTCTCATCAAACATAGCTTCATAATTAGATGCGGTAAGGCTAAGATATTAGGCATATACATTGATATATATTAATTTGCTACAGTTATCATAGTGTCAGTACACAGATCAAACATATATCCAGTAGTAGATCTAAAGCTTTTTATAAGCACGAGCGATTTACTAGTTGAgcaatagattaaatctaatctctTAAGTACGTAGGCTATACAATATTTTTTACAGAATTGGACACCGACGAGCCTGGGTAGTGGCCTAGGGTCGTCTGACCCTGGGTTTGGCAGTACATATATCAAATTGAAACATGACAGAAATTATGGAGTTACACACATATAGCATGGTTTTGTATGGCCACTGTGCCTGTCATGGTTCTGTTCAACCAAACATTACATGACCATCAATTACATGTGTGGCTACCATAGCCTTTATGATTCTACTCAATCATGCATTACATAACTATTCGTTACAATTTATGATCATGAATTCGCGACTATTAAACACCTTAGCTAGTAGCTTGGAGTGACAAACTACACTTTTGCAGCCATGGTGTTTTCAAAAGACAGAGTTGATCATCATAGCGGCAAGTTCCCTTGACGCTGAACATCAGACGTCGATCAGCGGTTGACCAAACACATAAATAGCTAGGTGCAACCAGTAGAAGCAAAAATAATGTGGCCTTTGTCTTTTGGTCATGGCTGATTAGGTATCATGGACTGGCATAAGGTATGGTGTACATAGATCATGATAGGGCAACAGAGTTATGGGCTAGTGGCAAATTTGGATCACAATTTTCAGCAATCCAATTGTTATTTTTGGTTGCTCTGGCCTCTTTTGGTGATTAAGTATTTTCTCAAAAGCATTAATTACTAAGTAAATATTTCATGATCATGCACCCACATGATCTACATAATGCATAGTGAACAACACAACcaaataagaaaaaaaatgaaaaatcagAAAATAATTAATATACTAAGCTTTGCTTGCAGATTTGGATTACATATCAACATTAGCACACTGATAAATAGTCATATTGCAATATTTACTTGGCTAGACGGAAGCCCATTACACTTCAAGATAGTGCATAATAAATTTAGCCTGAAAAATGTGGTTCATGTGCAGTAGAGTTTGGAGCTTCTCAAAAGCACTATGTACTGGTCACGGCAACAAAGGGTAACTAGGATATAGGCATGAATCCATTTCAGCAGGAGCATTCCAATACATCATCCATGAACATACAACAGGTGAATAAAGCACTATAAATGCGACAATTCGTTCTACCACTAATAATGAAAAACAATATTTTGGAAGCACATTTCAAAGAGCACTTGAATTGGTAGGTAAAGCCAGCCAAATGAGTGATCTGTAGAGGCATAAACCAGTGAACATAAGCACATTGATCCAACAAATGAGCTGCAAAAACATAAGTACCAACACAATGGTGTGTAATAAAAGTAATGAGTACTAATCTTATAATAGTCTGCAACTTCAAGCATATTGTCCTACATGTAAACAATACTTTTATGCTAAAGCTATGTGAGTCAATGGAAGTCATGACACAAACTTGCATGCCAAAAGCTTAGTAAAGTGAAAATCGGTCAACTGTCACCTTACCACGAATCAATTAAGAATCTCAAGAATATTCACCCTCTCCTAGCCATCCTAGACCCTTTCAGTATGTTCCAAAGCAACCAAGCAAGGTAAGACGACAATTGACATGTCTAGTGCTAAAATTTGTGCCCACTACAGTATCGCTAGAGTATATTCTAGAGCCAGCCGAGT harbors:
- the LOC136536656 gene encoding zinc finger BED domain-containing protein RICESLEEPER 2-like, whose translation is MTLTPPTLAAPSRTTPLLMTAPAAGLTALLPQYARKISRSSPRRVLGLRLIDASHNADNIAERVSNVLNDYGILKKVFSATLDNASANTKAMDKLNLTAISFINSSNQRVAAYKSYCMASGIRPRKFGLDMEVRWNSTYLMLRHLLPHKETFHTFIESNYPRKRGDPFLLTHEHWAMATKILEFLELFYDSTVALSSVYYPTAPLMVYHIVKIAIHLHRYQNDEHIRTVVQPMIDKYNKYWRTIPKLYCIAFILDPRAKIKGFNKVLRKLNLLTDADYSNKMVETRTLLFKLYHKYDDLYGSIRAKRPDPQSLSGKKRTAWPEIYDDDGGGGLLGAGYSSLPPNLDMSRTIPATTLLHAASSSNTSSELSAYLDYDTVSQMDDDFNILNWWHQHKLTYPVLSTLARDVFSVPVSTISSEATFSTTGRIIEDQRRRLNPETVEALTCIKDWEAAETRLQHMVEDKELEEAFEQLYLD